Proteins from one Primulina huaijiensis isolate GDHJ02 chromosome 18, ASM1229523v2, whole genome shotgun sequence genomic window:
- the LOC140963729 gene encoding pentatricopeptide repeat-containing protein At4g21705, mitochondrial-like, translating to MLWMRDRIKSLIQTFIINSRCYYTNNKQKKIPSLYEKISPLGNPRLDVTRELDRWVEMGNKVRFAELQRIILDLRKRRRFSHALQVSEWTKNSGIYTLTPFQHAVQLDLIGKVHGLLAAENYFNGLNERDRTEKAYGALLHCYARRHQTDKVFAHLQTMKENSIALASVTYNGIMSLYSNIGEIDKVPAVLDEMKENGVQPDNLSYRICINSYGVRSDIDGVEKILSEMESQSHIVMDWITYAVVANFYAKAGLKTKANFTLRKAEEKLRNKDGLGYNHLISLHAGLGNRDDVFRLWDLEKNACKRCLNKDYINVMESLVRLEELEEAEKVLQEWESSGNCYDFRVPSVVIAGHIEKGLCENAEALIEYLRETGKASTSNIWARLTAGYMEKGEMEKALRAMKVAISLCDVREGNMIQDTVIGRILSLFGEKGSSDATEEVVNLLRSVTSLNRQMYHTLLKSNVCGGKEVNRVLDIMKADGFEEDEETKRILAI from the exons ATGCTATGGATGAGGGACAGAATCAAATCCCTGATTCAAACTTTTATCATCAACTCCCGATGTTACTACACGAACAACAAGCAAAAGAAAATCCCATCTCTGTACGAGAAAATCAGTCCGTTGGGAAACCCTCGCCTTGATGTCACACGGGAGCTGGACAGATGGGTTGAAATGGGCAATAAAGTTCGATTTGCGGAGCTCCAACGCATTATTCTTGATCTCCGTAAGCGGAGAAGATTCTCTCATGCTCTCCAG GTTTCAGAATGGACCAAAAATTCCGGAATATACACATTGACCCCTTTTCAACATGCCGTGCAGTTGGACCTGATTGGTAAGGTTCATGGACTTCTTGCGGCAGAAAACTACTTTAATGGCTTGAATGAGCGAGATAGAACTGAGAAGGCTTATGGTGCTCTTCTACATTGTTATGCTCGGAGGCATCAAACTGACAAAGTATTTGCACATCTGCAGACAATGAAAGAGAATAGTATTGCGTTGGCTTCCGTTACTTACAATGGCATCATGTCCCTTTACTCTAACATTGGTGAGATTGACAAGGTCCCTGCTGTCTTAGACGAGATGAAAGAGAATGGGGTCCAACCTGATAATTTGAGTTACAGGATATGCATTAATTCTTATGGAGTGAGATCTGATATTGATGGAGTGGAAAAAATTCTGAGTGAAATGGAAAGTCAATCCCACATTGTCATGGATTGGATTACATACGCTGTTGTTGcaaatttttatgctaaggcAGGCCTCAAAACTAAAGCAAATTTTACCCTGAGAAAAGCAGAGGAAAAGCTAAGGAATAAAGATGGTCTTGGTTATAATCATCTCATCTCTTTACATGCTGGACTGGGAAACAGAGATGATGTTTTCAGGTTATGGGATCTTGAGAAGAATGCTTGCAAGAGGTGCCTTAACAAGGATTACATAAATGTAATGGAGTCCTTGGTTAGGCTGGAAGAGCTTGAAGAAGCAGAGAAAGTTTTGCAGGAGTGGGAGTCATCTGGAAACTGCTATGATTTTCGGGTGCCAAGTGTTGTCATCGCTGGACACATAGAGAAGGGTTTGTGTGAAAACGCTGAAGCTTTAATTGAATACTTGAGGGAAACGGGGAAGGCATCAACATCTAATATCTGGGCTAGATTGACAGCAGGCTACATGGAGAAGGGTGAAATGGAAAAGGCTTTGAGGGCCATGAAAGTAGCTATCTCTTTATGTGATGTAAGAGAAGGGAATATGATTCAAGATACTGTGATTGGCAGAATATTGAGTTTATTTGGTGAGAAAGGGAGCTCTGATGCCACAGAAGAAGTTGTGAATTTGTTGAGATCTGTTACGTCATTGAACAGACAGATGTATCACACCTTGCTAAAGTCAAATGTCTGTGGTGGTAAGGAAGTGAATAGAGTCCTCGACATCATGAAAGCTGATGGTTttgaagaagacgaagagacaAAGAGGATTCTTGCCATATAG